Part of the Crossiella cryophila genome, GCGCGGGTTCGGCCGGGGCGGCGATGACCTCGGCCTGTTCCGGGGTCGGTGGGTGCAGGCCGAGTGCCGCCGCGACCTCGTGCGGCGTGGCGAACTCGGTCACTCGCTCACCTGCCTGCCGGAATCCTGTGTGGGACAACAGGTTCGCGCCGGGCAGCGGGAGCAGTCGGTGTTCTCGGTGGCGACGAAGGTGGGGCCGATGCAGGCCTGTCCGGCGGCGTAGACCGCGTCCAGCCAGACCTTGACGCCCTCCTCGTTGAGCGGGGCCTGGTTGCGTTCGGCCGCACCGGATTTCTTGTCCGGCTTGGCCACGTAGAGCAGTCGCGCGCCGCCGGGCTGGGTGCCCAGGCCAAGGGAGGAGAACGCGCCGAGTGCGGCGGCGAGCTGGTAGACGGCCAGCTGCGGGTGCTCCTCGGCCTCCTTCTTGCTGACCGCGGTGCGCGCGGTCTTGATGTCGACCACCACCGGGCGGTGCTCGGTGTCGGTGTCCAGCCGGTCCACCCGGCCCTTGACCCGCAGCCAGGGCCCGCCCTCCTCCTTGGGCGGCAGTTCCACGGTGATCTCGTGCTCGACCGCGACCTGGGTCAGCTCGGCCCGGCTGCGCACCAGCCAGGCGCGGAAGGAGTCGACCATGCCCTCCACCCTGGCCCGTTCCTTGCGGGAGAACCAGGGCGCGCCCGCGTCCACCGCGGCCCATGCCTCGTCCAGGGTGCGTTGCAGGGCGTCCGGGTCGGCGCCGGAGGAGGCGGCCTGGACCAGGGCGTGCACCAGCGAGCCGGTGATGGAGGCCAGTTCGGCCGGATCCTGGCCGCCGTGCCGCTCCACCATCCAGCGCAACGGGCAGCGCGAGAGAATGTCCACAGTGGACGGTGAGATGCCGACGGCCTCCACATCGGTCCACAGTGGACGTTCGGTGCTGGTCGCGCCGAGGCCGTACCAGGAGTCCGGGTGCGCGCCGGGCACGCCGGCCGCGGCCAGCCGGGCGAGCTGGGTGGCGGCGCGTTCCCGCTGTGCGGGCTCGGCCCGCGGATCGCAGACGGCCCGGCGCAGGTCGCCGACCAGGTCGGCCAGGATCAGGCCGCGGCTGGGCTGGAACACCGGGCGGATCGCGTCGGCCTCGTCACTGCCCTCGAAGTCCGCGCCGTCCAGCTCGTCCAGGAACCGGGACGGGGTGTCGTCCTCGCCGCGCACCGCGCTGACGATCAGCGACTGCCGCGCCCGGCTGGCCGCGACCAGCAGCAACCGGCGTTCCTCGGCCAGGATCGGGGCCACCGCGGAGACCTTGTCCTCCACCCGCACCCCGGCCAGCAGGTCGATCAGCCGTTCCACCCCGAGCAGTGAGCCGCGCAGCCGCAGGTCGGGCCAGATGCCTTCCTGCACACCGGGAATCGCCACCAGGGTCCACTCCCGGCCGACCGCGGCGTGCGCGGTGAGCACGGCCACCGCCTCGCCCTGCGGTGCGGCCGGGGCCAGGGTGTCGCCGGAGATCTGTTGTCCGGTCAGGTAATCGGCGAATCCGGCCACGCCGGAGCCGGGCAGCCGGTCGGCGTAGCGGGCGGCCGCGTCGAACAGCGCCACCACCGAGTCCAGGTCCCGGTCGGCCTGCGCGCCAACGGGTCCGTGCCGTCCGGCCAGGGCCAGCCAGCGCTGCTCCAGGCCACTGGCCTGCCACACCTGCCACAGCACCTGCTCCACGCCCTCACCGGCGGCCACCGCCTCGCGGGCGATCCGCAGCAGCATGGCGACCCGGCGGGCGGGTGCGGCGGCCTCGTCCAGCGCGACCAGCTTCTCGTCGATGTTGAGCGCCTCGACCAGCAGTTCGCCGCTGGCCCGGTCGCCACCGGCGGCGAGTTCCAGTCGACGCAGGCCGCGGCGGAGTTTGCGCAGGGCGAGCGGGTCGCCACCGCCGAAGGGGCCGGTGAGCAGGGCGGCGGCCAGGTCGGGGTCGAGCAGGTCCGGCCGGGCCGCGCAGCGCAGCACGGTGAGGAAGGGCCAGACCGCGTTCTGCTGCGGCAGCGGCAGTTCGTCGGCGGGCACCGCCACCGGCACACCCGCGGCCAGCAGCGCCCTGCGCAGCACCGGCAGCGTGTTCCCGGTGCTGCGCACCAGCACCGCCATCCGCGACCAGGGCACCTCCTCCAGCAGGTGCGCCCGGCGCAGCTGGTCGGCGATCCAGGTCGCCTCCTGCGCGGCCGAGGCGAGCACCCTGATCTGCACCGACCCGGAGCGCCCGTCGGTACGCCCGCGCAGTTCCCGCTGCGGCCCGGCCCCCGGCAGCCGGCCGGCCAGCCGGGACACCGCGGCCCGCACCGCGGGCGCCATCCGGTGCTCCTGGGTGAGCACCACGGTGCCGCGCTCCCCCGGCACCTCGGCCAGCAGCCTGCGCGGATCCGCGCCGCGGAAGGTGAACACGGCCTGGTCCGGGTCGCCGAACAGCAGGCATTCCTGGGCGGCGTCGCCGAGCCTGCGGATCAGCGTGTACTGCAAGGGATCCAGGTGCTGCCCGTCGTCGACCAGCAGATGCCGCACCCTGGCCCGCTCGGCGGCCAGCAGGTCCGGGTCGGTCTGCAGGGCCAGCAGCGCGGAGCCGACCAGCTCGGCCGCGTCCAGCGCGGGCGCCGCGGCCTGCGGCCCGGTCGAGCCGACCACCCCGCGCAACAAGGTCACCTGCTCGTACTGCAGGCCGAAGGTCCCGGCCGCGACCCACTCCGGCCGCTCGTGCCGCTCGCCGAGTTCGATCAGCTCCTCCGGCCCTACCCCGCGTTCGGCCGCCCGCAACAGCAGATCCCGCAACTCCGCGGCGAAGCCAGGCAACCCCAGCGCGGGCCGCAACCGCTCCGGCCAGTCCAGTGCCCCCGTCTCGATGTCCCCGGCCAGCAGCTCCCGCACCACCGTGTCCTGCTCCGGCCCGGACAGCAGCCGGGGCGGCGGCAACCCGTCCCGCGCGGCCTGCAGCCGGAGCACGGCGAAGGCATAGGAGTGCACGGTCCGCACCAGCGGCTCCCGGATCGTGCGCAGCCCGTCGGGCTGATCAGCGGTCAGCAGCGCGGTGATCCGGGCCCGCAGCGTGATCGCGGACTTCCGGCTCGCCGCCAGCACCAGCACGTGTTCGGGGTCCTCGCCCTGGCGGATCCGGTCCGCGGCGACCTCGGCGAGCAGGGTGGTCTTGCCGGTGCCCGGTCCGCCCAGCACCCGCAGGAACCCGCCGGTGTGCGCGAGCACCGCACGGGCCGCGTCGTCCCACCGCGGCGGCGGAACCGGCTCGGCCGTCCGGCGAACGAGCGCGGGCGGACGGAGAGACACCCCGGCATCGAATCACGCCGGGTGGTGGTGCGGGTGAACTGGGCCCGGCGCGTTGGGCTAACGGAAGCGGTCGGTGACGTCGCGGGCACGCTGGAGCACGGCGGAACGCCCAGTGGTGCAGACCAGCTGTACCTAGTCCCAGCGATGGCGACAAACTGCCAACCCGCTCCGGCGCACCCCCATCCGGGGCCATGCGCACGAATGCGCACATGTCCGATATGCCCCTACGGACGTACCCGTTCGGCTGTTTGCGCACACAAGCGGCGAATCATTCCCGTGCGGATCATGGGATGGGTGCCGATTCGATAACACACGATCTGCAAAGCCATCTGCGACATGCGTCACGCCTGCCCATTTGGAGCAGTGCTGACGCGTTCTGTGTGCTGTCGCATTCGTTTTTCTGCGGCAACCGGGTAGGCACACCGCCGACCGTTCGTCAGAAATGCCGCAAGGCCGTCACCGAGCGCTAACTCAACCACCGATTCGAGTGGTCATGCACCCTGCAATGTTTGCGTCCAGACAACTAACAAGTCCCCCGGTCAGGTGACTTCACGCGGCCGAACACGCGGTGCTAGCTTCGCCCTGACCGGACGTGATTGAACGACACAACCTCTCGGACCGCTACCCGAGAGGTTGTGTCACGCGCTCAGACAGCCATTGTTCCCCAATCGTTTTCTCTTTTTAACCTCAGCTATTCCTGCCCTTTTTCGCATGCGTAGAAATTGGTGGTGTACGCGGTGACTGAATCGTTGGAGTCCGACGTCCGGACCGACAGCAACGGCAACGGCAACGGGCATGCCCCGCTCAGCCTTGGCACGGCGGCGGCGCGGAACCTGGCGACGACGACCAAGTCCGTCCCGCAGATGCAGGCGATTTCCTCCCGGTGGCTGCTGAAAGTGCTGCCCTGGGTGGAGGCCAAGGGTGGCGCGTTCCGGGTCAACCGGCGGTTGAGCTACACCGTCGGCGACGGCCGGGTCACCTTCACCTCCAACGGGACCATCCGGGTGGTGCCGCCGGAGCTGGCCGAGCTGCCGATCCTGCGTGGCTTCGACGACGAGGACGTGCTGGTCGCGCTGGCCAACCGGTTCCAGCAGCGGGAGTACCAGCCCGGTGACGTGATCGTGGAGTTCGGCAACGAGTCGAACGAGGCGTTCCTGATCGCGCACGGCAAGGTCAACAAGCTCGGCCTCGGCGAGTTCGGCGACCAGACCGTGCTGGGCACGCTGGCCAACGGCGACCACTTCGGCGACGAGTCGCTGACCGACCCGAGCAGCATCTGGGACTTCACCGTCAAGGCGGTCACCCCGGTGACCGTGCTGACCCTGGACCAGCGTGCCTACGACGAGGTGGTCGGCCAGTCCCCCGCGCTGCAGGAGCACATCGCGGCCTTCGTGGCCGGCCAGGCGCGCAAGGGCAACCCGCACGGCGAGGCCGAGATCGAGGTGGCCTCCGGGCATGAGGGCGAGTTCGACCTGCCCGGCACCTTCGTGGACTACGAGCTGGCCCCGCGGGAGTACGAGCTGAGCGTGGCGCAGACCGTGCTGCGGGTGCACAGCCGGGTCGCCGACCTCTACAACCAGCCGATGAACCAGCTCGACCAGCAGCTGCGACTGACCATCGAGGCGCTGCGCGAGCGCCAGGAGCACGAGCTGGTCAACAACCGGGACTTCGGCCTGCTGCACAACGCCGATCTCAAGCAGCGCATCCACACCCGCTCCGGCCCGCCCACCCCGGACGACCTGGACGACCTGCTCGCCACGGTGTGGAAGGAGCCGGGGTACATCCTGGCCCACCCCAAGGCGATCGCCGCCTTCGGCCGGGAGTGCAGCAAGCGCGGCATCTACCCGACCGCGATCGACATGAACGGCAACAAGGTGCCGTCCTGGCGCGGGGTGCCGATCCTGCCCTGCAACAAGATCCCGGTCACCCAGAACAACACCAGCTCGATGATGCTGCTGCGCGTCGGCGAGCACAACCAGGGTGTGGTCGGCCTGCACCAGACCGGCATCCCGGATGAGTACCAGCCGGGCCTTTCGGTGCGGTTCATGGGGATCAGCGAGAAGGCGATCATCTCCTACCTGGTGAGCGCCTACTACTCGGCCGCGGTGCTGGTGCCGGACGCGCTGGGCATCCTGGAGAACGTGGAACTCGGCCGCACCGATGGCTGACCAGCCCTTCGAACTGCCTGACTTCTACGTGCCGCACCCGGCACGGTTGAACCCGCATCTGGAATCGGCGAGGGCGCACGACAAGCGGTGGGCCTTCGAGATGGAGATGATCGGGCCGACGAAGGACGGCGGACCGGAGATCTGGAGCGAGGCCTACTTCGACGGCATGGACATGGCCGGGCTGTGCGCCTGGGCGCATCCGGACACGCCCGGCGACCGGCTCGACATCGTGACCGACTGGTACACCTGGGTCTTCTACTTCGACGACCACTTCCTGGCGTTGTTCAAGAGGACCAGGGACCAGCAGGGGGCCAAGGCCTATCTGGACCGGCTGATGGCCTTCATGCCGCTGGACCTGTCCGACCCTCCACAGTGGACGAACCCGGTGGAGCGCGGACTGGCCGACCTCTGGCAGCGGACCGCACCGCAGATGTCCATGGACTGGCGGAAGCGGTTCGCGGTGAGCACGGAGAACCTGTTGGTGGACTGCGTCTGGGAGTTGGACAACATCGCCAACGACCGCATCCCCAACCCGATCGACTACATCGGCATGCGCCGCAAGGTCGGCGGCGCGCCGTGGTCGGCCGGACTGGTCGAGTACACCGAAGGCGCGGAGGTCCCGGAACGGGTGGCGCACAGCCGCCCGCTCCGGGTCCTCCGGGACACCTTCTCCGACGGGGTGCACCTGCGCAACGACATCTTCAGCTATCAGCGGGAAACCCAGCAGGAGGGCGAGGTGAACAACGGCGTGCTGGTCATGGAGACCTTCCTGGGCTGCGACACCCAGCAGGCCGCGGACACCGTCAGCGACATCATCACCTCCCGGCTCAAGCAGTTCGAGAACACCGTGATCACCGAACTGCCGCCGCTGTTCGCCGAGCACCGGCTGCTGGCCGACGAGCAGATCGCGGTGGCCCGCTACGTCAAGGGGTTGCAGGACTGGCAGTCCGGCGGGCACCAGTGGCACCTGCGCTCCAACCGGTACATGAACGAGAACGCGCCGCCGATGCCCGGCCGGCGGCGGGGCAGCCGGTTCCTCAGCGGGATCGGCACCGGCTCGATCGGCCTTGGCGGTGCGCATGGCTGAGGCCGCGACCACGATGCTGGGGCTGACCGGACCGGGCATGGGCCTGACCCGGATGGCCGCCTTCGCCCCCGCGGTGAACACCGAACCGTTGCAGCCCAACGGGATCCACTTCGGCGGCGGCGCACTGCCGGAGTTCTACATGCCCTACCCGGCCAGGACCAGCCCGCACCTGGAGCGGGCCAGGACCTTCGCCGCGGACTGGACCAGGCGGATCGGCATCGCCAGGGCCGGGGTGTGGACCGATCACTGGACCG contains:
- a CDS encoding family 2B encapsulin nanocompartment shell protein; translated protein: MTESLESDVRTDSNGNGNGHAPLSLGTAAARNLATTTKSVPQMQAISSRWLLKVLPWVEAKGGAFRVNRRLSYTVGDGRVTFTSNGTIRVVPPELAELPILRGFDDEDVLVALANRFQQREYQPGDVIVEFGNESNEAFLIAHGKVNKLGLGEFGDQTVLGTLANGDHFGDESLTDPSSIWDFTVKAVTPVTVLTLDQRAYDEVVGQSPALQEHIAAFVAGQARKGNPHGEAEIEVASGHEGEFDLPGTFVDYELAPREYELSVAQTVLRVHSRVADLYNQPMNQLDQQLRLTIEALRERQEHELVNNRDFGLLHNADLKQRIHTRSGPPTPDDLDDLLATVWKEPGYILAHPKAIAAFGRECSKRGIYPTAIDMNGNKVPSWRGVPILPCNKIPVTQNNTSSMMLLRVGEHNQGVVGLHQTGIPDEYQPGLSVRFMGISEKAIISYLVSAYYSAAVLVPDALGILENVELGRTDG
- a CDS encoding terpene synthase family protein, translating into MADQPFELPDFYVPHPARLNPHLESARAHDKRWAFEMEMIGPTKDGGPEIWSEAYFDGMDMAGLCAWAHPDTPGDRLDIVTDWYTWVFYFDDHFLALFKRTRDQQGAKAYLDRLMAFMPLDLSDPPQWTNPVERGLADLWQRTAPQMSMDWRKRFAVSTENLLVDCVWELDNIANDRIPNPIDYIGMRRKVGGAPWSAGLVEYTEGAEVPERVAHSRPLRVLRDTFSDGVHLRNDIFSYQRETQQEGEVNNGVLVMETFLGCDTQQAADTVSDIITSRLKQFENTVITELPPLFAEHRLLADEQIAVARYVKGLQDWQSGGHQWHLRSNRYMNENAPPMPGRRRGSRFLSGIGTGSIGLGGAHG
- a CDS encoding ATP-dependent helicase, with amino-acid sequence MSLRPPALVRRTAEPVPPPRWDDAARAVLAHTGGFLRVLGGPGTGKTTLLAEVAADRIRQGEDPEHVLVLAASRKSAITLRARITALLTADQPDGLRTIREPLVRTVHSYAFAVLRLQAARDGLPPPRLLSGPEQDTVVRELLAGDIETGALDWPERLRPALGLPGFAAELRDLLLRAAERGVGPEELIELGERHERPEWVAAGTFGLQYEQVTLLRGVVGSTGPQAAAPALDAAELVGSALLALQTDPDLLAAERARVRHLLVDDGQHLDPLQYTLIRRLGDAAQECLLFGDPDQAVFTFRGADPRRLLAEVPGERGTVVLTQEHRMAPAVRAAVSRLAGRLPGAGPQRELRGRTDGRSGSVQIRVLASAAQEATWIADQLRRAHLLEEVPWSRMAVLVRSTGNTLPVLRRALLAAGVPVAVPADELPLPQQNAVWPFLTVLRCAARPDLLDPDLAAALLTGPFGGGDPLALRKLRRGLRRLELAAGGDRASGELLVEALNIDEKLVALDEAAAPARRVAMLLRIAREAVAAGEGVEQVLWQVWQASGLEQRWLALAGRHGPVGAQADRDLDSVVALFDAAARYADRLPGSGVAGFADYLTGQQISGDTLAPAAPQGEAVAVLTAHAAVGREWTLVAIPGVQEGIWPDLRLRGSLLGVERLIDLLAGVRVEDKVSAVAPILAEERRLLLVAASRARQSLIVSAVRGEDDTPSRFLDELDGADFEGSDEADAIRPVFQPSRGLILADLVGDLRRAVCDPRAEPAQRERAATQLARLAAAGVPGAHPDSWYGLGATSTERPLWTDVEAVGISPSTVDILSRCPLRWMVERHGGQDPAELASITGSLVHALVQAASSGADPDALQRTLDEAWAAVDAGAPWFSRKERARVEGMVDSFRAWLVRSRAELTQVAVEHEITVELPPKEEGGPWLRVKGRVDRLDTDTEHRPVVVDIKTARTAVSKKEAEEHPQLAVYQLAAALGAFSSLGLGTQPGGARLLYVAKPDKKSGAAERNQAPLNEEGVKVWLDAVYAAGQACIGPTFVATENTDCSRCPARTCCPTQDSGRQVSE